One Armatimonadota bacterium genomic window carries:
- a CDS encoding prepilin-type N-terminal cleavage/methylation domain-containing protein, with product MRKAFTLIELLVVIAIIAILAAILFPVFAQAKAAAKKTACLSNAKNIGTASMLYSSDNDDLFPSVYDGGDGVNHGGDPIATMQPYIKNMQIWIGYRPNFDKATNNSDGTYSYNRNDFGYNWGYEIRGAEAMLNEERCTDGGLVQGCGGRGGRRYNTGKSNSQMANPAKLFAFGNSYDTPRQTMGGIDWFFDSYPGGARNNDIYFTGNIVSSFADGHAKSVAYKGGYIGGASGTWIASPKNFDDRVNGYCADPDALINPFPRDGFPLGKGWLCRDFLAYPEAAGVVWWPN from the coding sequence ATGCGAAAAGCATTTACACTAATTGAGCTACTTGTAGTTATTGCAATTATCGCCATCCTTGCTGCGATCCTATTCCCGGTTTTTGCCCAGGCAAAGGCTGCGGCTAAAAAGACTGCGTGCCTTAGCAACGCCAAGAATATTGGTACTGCGTCTATGCTGTACTCGTCCGACAACGACGACCTTTTCCCCTCGGTCTACGACGGCGGCGATGGTGTCAACCATGGCGGCGACCCGATCGCCACGATGCAGCCTTACATCAAGAATATGCAGATCTGGATTGGCTATCGCCCGAACTTCGATAAGGCGACGAACAACTCGGACGGCACTTATAGCTACAACCGGAACGACTTCGGCTACAACTGGGGCTACGAAATCCGCGGCGCTGAGGCCATGCTGAATGAAGAGCGATGCACTGACGGAGGCCTCGTTCAGGGTTGCGGCGGTCGCGGCGGCCGACGCTACAATACCGGAAAGTCCAACTCGCAGATGGCCAACCCCGCCAAGCTGTTCGCATTTGGCAACTCGTACGATACGCCTCGCCAAACGATGGGCGGCATCGACTGGTTCTTCGATAGCTACCCGGGTGGCGCTCGAAACAACGACATTTACTTCACCGGTAATATCGTTTCTTCCTTCGCCGATGGCCACGCAAAGAGCGTTGCTTATAAGGGTGGGTATATCGGCGGAGCCTCCGGCACTTGGATCGCTTCTCCAAAGAATTTCGATGACCGAGTAAATGGTTACTGTGCCGATCCAGACGCGCTGATTAACCCGTTCCCGCGAGATGGATTCCCGCTTGGAAAAGGTTGGTTGTGCCGCGACTTCCTGGCCTACCCAGAAGCGGCGGGAGTCGTTTGGTGGCCAAACTAA
- a CDS encoding serine hydrolase, with protein sequence MSALLLCLLASLQTGPGPTISKDKRTSPEEIGRFSWGDASIPIQGEGQDFAAPYDKIMTNYLRKVGAPGGALVVYYRGKQVYSKGFGYADVDTQSPFEPSMASRISSVSKFLTQSAIKILIEDGRLDKDEKIMPILKKGGIVPLTQPDPRLKDVTIQQLLDHKSGLEAGLNIGDYTSADTIKQMGLTQPLDTKQVLGVILSRKLEADPGKTEIYSNCGYALLGQIIEIVSGQSYETFVKENVIAPVVKPDHWFVTTASRTDKRPTEPDYYSTRSLATWDAFHWNIFQGAGGWVVPTNELADFFQRVFPGEGWDYTLFGSYIGAVTVMKVHENSLTYAASVNYRRGNGPNDNEVLYNMLEEATKSLTLP encoded by the coding sequence GTGAGCGCGCTACTTCTTTGCTTGCTGGCTTCGTTGCAGACTGGCCCAGGTCCAACCATTTCTAAGGACAAGCGCACCTCACCCGAAGAAATCGGTCGATTTTCATGGGGTGACGCCTCTATTCCCATTCAGGGCGAGGGGCAGGACTTTGCCGCACCCTACGACAAGATCATGACCAATTATCTGCGGAAAGTTGGTGCGCCCGGCGGTGCGCTGGTGGTGTATTACCGAGGAAAGCAAGTCTATTCGAAGGGGTTTGGCTACGCGGATGTCGACACACAAAGTCCCTTCGAACCCAGCATGGCGAGCCGCATCTCCAGCGTCTCCAAATTCCTGACCCAAAGCGCCATTAAAATCCTCATCGAAGACGGTCGCCTCGACAAGGACGAAAAGATCATGCCGATCCTCAAAAAGGGCGGGATTGTTCCCCTGACCCAACCCGACCCGCGGCTAAAAGACGTTACGATTCAACAACTACTCGACCATAAGTCGGGGCTTGAAGCCGGCCTCAATATCGGCGACTATACGTCTGCCGACACCATCAAACAGATGGGCCTGACCCAGCCCCTCGACACCAAGCAGGTCCTAGGTGTCATCCTCAGCCGAAAGCTCGAAGCCGACCCCGGCAAGACTGAGATCTATTCCAACTGCGGCTACGCCTTGTTGGGGCAGATCATTGAAATCGTCTCCGGCCAGTCGTATGAGACGTTTGTGAAGGAAAATGTCATCGCTCCGGTCGTCAAGCCGGACCATTGGTTCGTCACGACCGCCAGCCGGACGGACAAGCGTCCGACCGAGCCGGACTACTATTCGACCCGCTCCTTGGCCACCTGGGACGCCTTCCATTGGAACATCTTTCAGGGCGCCGGTGGCTGGGTTGTCCCTACTAACGAGCTGGCCGACTTTTTCCAGCGCGTGTTCCCGGGCGAAGGGTGGGACTACACGCTTTTCGGCAGCTACATCGGCGCCGTCACCGTCATGAAGGTCCATGAAAACAGCCTGACTTACGCCGCGTCCGTCAACTATCGTCGGGGCAACGGGCCCAACGACAACGAAGTTCTCTACAACATGCTGGAGGAGGCCACCAAGAGCCTAACCCTGCCATGA
- a CDS encoding spermidine synthase, which translates to MSQYPRLKMSSDATGIFINETHTSAAIWQYRVERMILEGKTQYQTYQICDIPRFGKSLFLDYNIQTSILDEYVFHECMSQPAMTLHPNPKSVVVCGGGEGATLREALKHNTVEKAIMVDIDEELVDMVKEHMPEWHQGAFEDPRTTLLHTDARQWLVDHKGAGFDVILSDLPNPHEDGPGQFLFTKEYFQIAADAMSEDGVFAMQAGSANENYPECMVSCIETLESMKDVFPYVYGYYGIVSTFFQPWGFVLASKKHDPMALTVAEIEDRFAKRGVKNRYYTGRFHHACFTLPEYLVEAQKTSGRILTDAEPFVWTA; encoded by the coding sequence ATGTCACAATATCCGAGGTTAAAAATGTCCAGCGACGCAACAGGAATTTTCATCAACGAGACCCACACTTCGGCCGCCATTTGGCAGTACCGAGTCGAGCGAATGATCCTCGAGGGAAAGACGCAGTACCAGACCTACCAAATCTGCGACATCCCGCGCTTCGGCAAGTCCCTGTTCCTGGACTACAACATCCAAACGTCCATTCTGGACGAGTACGTTTTTCATGAGTGTATGAGCCAGCCGGCCATGACGCTTCACCCCAACCCCAAGTCCGTCGTTGTTTGTGGCGGTGGCGAGGGCGCGACCCTGCGCGAGGCGCTGAAGCACAACACGGTCGAGAAGGCCATCATGGTCGATATCGACGAAGAATTGGTCGATATGGTGAAGGAGCACATGCCGGAGTGGCATCAGGGCGCGTTCGAGGACCCTCGCACCACCCTCCTCCACACCGACGCACGGCAATGGCTGGTTGACCACAAGGGCGCAGGATTCGACGTGATCCTGAGCGACCTGCCCAACCCCCATGAGGATGGCCCGGGCCAATTCCTGTTTACGAAGGAATATTTCCAAATCGCGGCCGACGCGATGAGCGAGGATGGCGTGTTCGCCATGCAGGCGGGCTCGGCCAACGAGAACTACCCCGAATGCATGGTCTCCTGCATTGAGACGCTGGAGAGTATGAAAGACGTTTTCCCCTATGTATACGGCTATTACGGTATCGTGTCCACCTTCTTCCAGCCGTGGGGCTTCGTGCTCGCGTCGAAGAAGCACGACCCAATGGCCCTGACGGTTGCCGAGATCGAAGATCGCTTTGCCAAGCGCGGCGTCAAGAATCGTTACTACACCGGTCGCTTCCACCACGCCTGCTTCACCTTGCCGGAATATCTGGTTGAAGCTCAGAAGACCAGCGGTCGAATCCTCACCGATGCCGAGCCGTTTGTTTGGACGGCATAA
- a CDS encoding sugar dehydrogenase produces the protein MNSPTVQKVSKSVVAERLSFPTSLCFDPDGNAWVAESGLPWDGAPIGGRVSRIHPNGVCEVIASDLRHPVNGLCWLDGALIVSEGGYPGRISRLTPEGERTTILDNLPGLGNYHTNMVAPGPDGKLYFSQGALTNLGVIGLDAYQLGWLGHLPHNCDVPGLDVTLVGQGFETPDPLSSVPDARTQTGAFSPFGSKHEPGARLSASLPCTAAIMRCNPDGSELELVAWGVRNAYGLGFLPDGRLIATDQGSDDRGSRSIGHAPELLFEIKEGAWYGWPDFVGGVPVTDPQFKPTRGADLEFVLANHDELPSPEAPLMRLPVNSAATKFDRIPSTDPSYPGQLLICLFGDEKPMTAPAGFRVGRNISRIDPSDWSLHPLPDLELSRPIDVRVNPVDGSIWIVDFGEFEMVPRGVDARSGSGKVWRVEPDELFSST, from the coding sequence ATGAACTCCCCAACCGTCCAAAAAGTCTCCAAATCGGTCGTCGCTGAGAGGCTCTCGTTTCCCACCAGCCTGTGCTTCGACCCGGATGGGAATGCGTGGGTAGCGGAATCCGGCCTGCCTTGGGATGGCGCGCCCATCGGAGGCCGGGTGTCGCGAATCCACCCAAATGGTGTGTGTGAGGTCATCGCCTCCGACCTGCGCCACCCGGTCAACGGGCTCTGCTGGCTGGATGGCGCGTTGATCGTATCGGAAGGGGGCTACCCTGGGCGGATCAGCCGTCTGACGCCCGAAGGCGAGCGAACCACGATCCTCGATAACCTGCCTGGCCTGGGGAACTATCACACGAACATGGTCGCGCCTGGGCCGGATGGAAAGCTCTACTTCAGTCAGGGGGCGCTCACGAACCTCGGCGTCATCGGACTCGATGCGTATCAGTTGGGATGGCTGGGGCATTTGCCGCACAACTGCGATGTTCCGGGCCTGGACGTGACGCTCGTCGGTCAAGGTTTCGAGACCCCCGATCCGCTTTCCTCGGTGCCCGACGCCCGAACCCAGACCGGCGCTTTTTCGCCCTTTGGAAGCAAGCACGAGCCGGGAGCTCGCCTTTCGGCCAGCCTGCCATGCACCGCCGCGATCATGCGATGCAACCCCGATGGAAGCGAATTGGAGTTGGTCGCGTGGGGCGTTCGTAACGCCTACGGACTTGGATTTCTGCCCGATGGACGGCTGATCGCCACAGACCAGGGTTCAGATGACCGCGGCAGTCGCTCGATCGGACATGCGCCAGAACTACTTTTCGAAATCAAAGAGGGTGCTTGGTATGGTTGGCCGGACTTCGTCGGCGGCGTGCCAGTAACCGACCCTCAATTCAAACCGACGCGGGGAGCCGATCTGGAATTCGTCCTCGCCAACCACGACGAATTGCCCTCGCCCGAAGCGCCGCTAATGCGTCTACCGGTCAACTCGGCCGCGACAAAGTTCGACCGAATCCCTTCGACCGACCCGTCCTACCCAGGACAGTTGCTCATCTGCCTCTTCGGTGACGAGAAGCCGATGACGGCGCCCGCCGGATTCCGGGTTGGCCGCAACATCTCCCGAATAGACCCGAGCGATTGGTCGCTTCATCCGTTGCCCGATCTCGAACTCTCCCGCCCGATCGATGTTCGCGTGAACCCGGTCGATGGAAGCATCTGGATTGTGGATTTTGGCGAATTCGAAATGGTCCCGCGCGGCGTCGATGCCCGAAGTGGCTCCGGCAAGGTTTGGCGCGTCGAGCCAGATGAACTCTTTTCTTCAACTTAG
- a CDS encoding GNAT family N-acetyltransferase → MDEFRLSSLVDPAIRCDTISSIVVIRKLVPGDARAYREVRLNALKNDPGNYGSTYEEESKRDKLAFETYIETQCPDHVVFGAFQGSDLVGITSWFRDERSRLRHRGKITQVYLASEFRGRGFSKLLVGATIEDAFSNLEIELLTLEVVTTNLPAVRLYESLGFKTYGVFERYFKTGAEYLDQRFMVLARP, encoded by the coding sequence GTGGATGAATTCCGGCTTTCCTCCCTAGTCGATCCCGCGATTCGTTGTGACACAATTTCGAGTATTGTGGTCATTCGAAAATTGGTTCCTGGCGATGCGAGAGCGTATCGTGAAGTGCGCTTGAATGCCCTGAAAAATGACCCAGGAAACTATGGCTCTACCTATGAGGAAGAGTCTAAAAGGGATAAGTTGGCCTTTGAAACTTATATTGAAACGCAATGCCCCGACCACGTGGTATTTGGTGCGTTCCAAGGTAGCGATTTAGTTGGTATTACGTCTTGGTTTCGCGATGAGCGCTCGCGGCTACGGCATCGAGGAAAAATCACGCAGGTGTACCTCGCATCAGAATTCCGAGGGCGGGGGTTTTCAAAGCTTCTCGTCGGGGCGACGATTGAAGACGCTTTCTCCAATCTGGAGATTGAATTACTGACCTTAGAAGTCGTTACGACCAATCTCCCGGCGGTTCGTCTCTATGAAAGCCTTGGATTCAAAACATACGGAGTCTTTGAAAGGTATTTCAAAACTGGTGCAGAGTATCTTGACCAAAGATTCATGGTTCTGGCGAGGCCCTAA
- a CDS encoding MATE family efflux transporter → MGLPLSSVEILMSPPGLIGLTMKSIGSLVLPLHATSTTPARAAKIATRVFIYLSCTAILVVFEVALWFMDSAAEISEPDISLVSELWQMAWPVVALNLLQVVNGLLDRSFIGSLPEAAMSGHGASMSFIFLLFSLAIAISIGAGAIVARAFGAKHEHEFRAGSQQALQVSIYGGIVLGILSFLLAPVAAHTVFNDKDVEDIKYLVQFLRAYSLGVPAICVIQVIAACLRSIGDTKSPMVLSGIQILLHITLNFIFIFPPRGWIPGLNLGLLGAGLALSTSAWIAAGLYIWHVRSTNLAVRFSLKFPQRIWVSRILKIAVPSAVQAGLRTASLTAFTLILSSVPDHEAAIAAMGTGFAIESLMFAQAFGLSAATSALVGQNLGAKRPERAEHIGWLAAVVSLLSTVVIAVPVYMLVPSFAPALAGHKDAVVHEIVQLVRLLCLTEPLFCLAMVLIGGMQGAGDTKRPLWIGVVALWFMRVPLALVLALPAGAAVVFGLALPIGFSLGAHGAWMAMAGTQGVQGIFAAVAWKIGKWKTVRV, encoded by the coding sequence ATGGGCTTGCCTTTGTCCTCGGTGGAGATCTTGATGTCGCCGCCCGGTTTGATCGGCTTAACGATGAAGTCGATCGGGTCGTTGGTGTTGCCCTTACACGCAACCAGCACGACACCGGCAAGAGCGGCTAAGATTGCAACCCGCGTTTTCATATATCTTAGTTGTACCGCCATTTTGGTGGTTTTCGAGGTAGCTTTATGGTTCATGGACTCTGCGGCCGAGATATCGGAGCCAGATATTTCGCTCGTTTCCGAGCTGTGGCAGATGGCTTGGCCGGTGGTCGCGCTGAATCTGCTTCAGGTTGTGAACGGTTTATTAGACCGCTCGTTCATCGGCAGTTTGCCAGAGGCCGCGATGAGCGGGCATGGCGCTTCGATGAGCTTCATCTTCCTCCTTTTTTCCCTCGCCATCGCAATTTCCATTGGTGCAGGCGCCATCGTGGCGCGGGCGTTCGGGGCAAAACATGAGCACGAATTTCGGGCGGGATCGCAACAGGCGCTCCAAGTCTCGATCTACGGCGGAATCGTGCTGGGAATCCTTTCTTTCCTGCTTGCGCCGGTAGCGGCGCACACGGTCTTCAACGACAAGGACGTTGAGGACATCAAGTATCTGGTGCAGTTCCTTCGCGCTTATTCGCTCGGCGTTCCCGCGATTTGCGTGATCCAAGTGATCGCGGCTTGCCTGCGAAGCATCGGCGATACCAAGAGCCCGATGGTGCTTTCTGGGATTCAGATTTTGCTCCACATCACCCTGAATTTCATCTTCATTTTCCCGCCACGGGGGTGGATTCCTGGTCTGAACCTCGGCCTGTTGGGAGCGGGACTCGCACTTTCGACCAGCGCATGGATCGCGGCAGGGTTGTACATATGGCATGTCCGCTCGACGAATTTGGCGGTGAGGTTTTCGCTGAAATTCCCGCAAAGGATTTGGGTCTCTAGGATTCTGAAAATCGCAGTTCCGTCGGCGGTTCAGGCCGGGCTCCGAACTGCGTCGCTGACGGCATTTACCTTAATCTTGAGTAGCGTTCCCGACCACGAAGCGGCGATCGCGGCCATGGGAACTGGCTTCGCCATCGAATCGCTGATGTTTGCGCAGGCGTTTGGCCTCAGCGCGGCCACGAGCGCTCTCGTAGGGCAAAACCTCGGCGCAAAACGGCCCGAAAGGGCCGAGCATATCGGGTGGCTCGCGGCCGTTGTGTCGCTCCTCTCGACTGTGGTCATCGCGGTGCCGGTGTACATGTTGGTGCCGAGCTTTGCCCCCGCCCTGGCAGGACATAAGGACGCGGTGGTGCACGAGATCGTGCAGTTGGTACGGCTCTTGTGCCTGACCGAGCCGCTGTTCTGCCTAGCCATGGTGCTGATCGGGGGAATGCAGGGTGCGGGTGACACCAAGCGGCCTCTGTGGATCGGCGTGGTCGCGCTATGGTTCATGCGCGTGCCGCTGGCCCTCGTGTTAGCGTTGCCGGCCGGTGCGGCAGTGGTGTTTGGATTGGCGTTGCCGATCGGATTCAGCCTGGGCGCGCACGGAGCCTGGATGGCGATGGCCGGGACCCAGGGCGTGCAAGGCATCTTTGCCGCTGTAGCCTGGAAAATCGGCAAATGGAAAACCGTGCGGGTGTAA
- a CDS encoding redoxin family protein, producing MNHKATSKTTKMAVQLRYMKTRVAILAALAGVVLVACKGNTNDPIDFIVKPIKPGGDIKISTEDKGKPMVVYMWATWCGPCKQFAPILNGIADKYRPKGIEFLAISPETQKVVEQSELLEPHRMTVAIDAYGSATQVLQANALPTIVILDKEHRPVWASQGYNSGTEDEIIAALDNLQ from the coding sequence ATGAACCATAAAGCTACCTCGAAAACCACCAAAATGGCGGTACAACTAAGATATATGAAAACGCGGGTTGCAATCTTAGCCGCTCTTGCCGGTGTCGTGCTGGTTGCGTGTAAGGGCAACACCAACGACCCGATCGACTTCATCGTTAAGCCGATCAAACCGGGCGGCGACATCAAGATCTCCACCGAGGACAAAGGCAAGCCCATGGTGGTCTATATGTGGGCGACTTGGTGCGGCCCCTGCAAGCAGTTTGCCCCCATTCTGAACGGAATCGCCGACAAGTATCGGCCAAAGGGAATCGAGTTTCTTGCCATCTCTCCCGAAACCCAAAAGGTTGTCGAGCAATCTGAACTCCTAGAACCGCACCGTATGACGGTCGCCATCGACGCCTATGGTTCCGCCACTCAGGTCCTCCAAGCAAACGCCTTGCCCACCATCGTGATCTTGGACAAAGAGCACCGACCGGTTTGGGCAAGCCAGGGCTACAACAGCGGGACCGAGGACGAGATCATCGCGGCCCTCGATAACCTGCAGTAG
- a CDS encoding FliI/YscN family ATPase, translating to MTLAEPKFERLRTAMQNAPKFRLYGRVEQVVGLVVESSGPVASIGHLCFVSTRDSDGNMREVPVEVVGFRGPRTLLMPLGDLDGIRAGDLVHGTGEFLSVPIGMNLLGRILDGLGQPLDGKPAPMCEQQYPTMANPPNALDRRMISRPMETGVRAIDGLITLCEGQRMGIFAGSGVGKSTLLGMIARNAEADVNVICLVGERGREVREFIENDLGPEGLKKSVIVCATGDTPALMRIKAAFTATAIAEGFRDMGKSVLLMMDSVTRFAMAQRELGLAVGEPPSTKGYTPSVFALLPRLMERAGMGPKGAITALYTVLVEGDDTNDPIADAARGILDGHLVLNRRLTSRGHYPPIDILQSLSRTMPFVVSPEQMLKANELRELMAAYNDVEDLVSIGAYKKGSKAISDRAIDRIDSINGFLRQDKAEFTSLPDAQTGVLQAITPDSGPQ from the coding sequence ATGACCCTCGCTGAACCAAAATTTGAACGGCTGCGAACGGCGATGCAAAATGCGCCGAAGTTTCGACTTTACGGCCGCGTGGAGCAGGTCGTCGGCCTGGTGGTTGAATCCAGCGGTCCGGTGGCGAGCATTGGTCACTTGTGTTTTGTGTCGACTCGCGACAGCGACGGGAACATGCGCGAGGTGCCGGTCGAAGTCGTTGGCTTCCGCGGCCCGCGAACCCTATTGATGCCGCTGGGCGACCTCGACGGAATTCGGGCGGGCGACCTGGTACATGGCACCGGCGAATTCTTGAGCGTCCCCATCGGAATGAACCTGCTTGGACGTATTTTGGATGGCCTGGGACAACCCCTCGACGGTAAGCCCGCTCCGATGTGCGAACAACAATATCCGACGATGGCGAATCCGCCGAACGCGTTGGACCGACGCATGATCTCGCGCCCGATGGAGACTGGCGTTCGGGCGATCGACGGCTTGATCACCCTTTGTGAGGGTCAGCGAATGGGCATCTTCGCCGGCTCCGGCGTGGGTAAGAGCACCCTGCTGGGCATGATTGCCCGGAATGCGGAAGCGGATGTCAACGTGATCTGTCTGGTTGGTGAACGAGGCCGTGAAGTGCGCGAGTTCATCGAGAACGATTTAGGGCCCGAGGGCCTCAAGAAGAGCGTCATCGTTTGTGCCACCGGCGACACGCCGGCGCTGATGCGCATCAAGGCGGCGTTTACCGCGACTGCGATTGCCGAAGGATTTCGGGACATGGGCAAATCGGTCCTACTGATGATGGACAGTGTTACTCGATTTGCGATGGCCCAACGCGAGCTTGGGCTTGCCGTCGGCGAGCCACCGAGCACAAAGGGCTACACGCCGAGCGTATTTGCTCTGCTTCCGAGACTGATGGAGCGCGCAGGCATGGGACCGAAGGGCGCGATCACGGCTCTCTATACGGTTTTGGTCGAAGGCGACGATACCAACGACCCGATCGCCGACGCGGCGCGTGGTATCTTGGACGGCCACCTGGTTTTGAACCGACGGCTGACGAGCAGAGGCCACTATCCTCCGATTGACATTCTGCAGAGTCTAAGCCGAACCATGCCTTTTGTGGTTTCGCCCGAGCAGATGCTGAAGGCGAACGAACTGCGCGAATTGATGGCCGCGTACAACGACGTCGAAGACCTAGTTTCGATCGGTGCCTACAAGAAGGGTTCGAAGGCGATCAGCGACCGGGCAATTGACCGAATCGACTCGATCAACGGGTTCTTACGACAGGATAAGGCCGAGTTTACGAGTCTGCCCGACGCTCAAACGGGCGTATTGCAGGCAATTACGCCGGATTCCGGCCCGCAATAA
- the fliG gene encoding flagellar motor switch protein FliG, whose translation MTPKQKELPNKTKAAVLMMVLGPETSGEIVKHLSDSDIETLALEVARLDKVFPEVREQIIDEFYELAIAQEYIAEGGVGNARAVLESAFGSDRANEILSKILTAMQIVPFEFLKKADPQQVLSFIQDEHPQTIALILSYMPISSAAMILGKLEGDLRADVAARIAMMEQTPPEVIKKVEAILEKKISSVLSQELTQAGGPKALVDLLNRCDRTTEKLIIEHLEDNEPELADTIKGMMFIFEDIILLDDRAIQAILREVDMKELGVALKGVKVEVQNKIYTNMSERAMAMLKEDMEFMGPVRLKAVEEAQQKIVAIIRRLEESGEIVLSRGGEEEMLV comes from the coding sequence ATGACACCCAAGCAAAAAGAATTGCCGAATAAGACAAAAGCCGCCGTCCTCATGATGGTGCTCGGCCCGGAGACTTCGGGAGAAATCGTCAAGCACCTCAGCGACTCGGACATTGAGACGCTGGCGCTGGAAGTCGCGCGTTTGGACAAGGTGTTCCCTGAAGTCCGCGAGCAGATCATCGACGAATTCTACGAACTGGCGATCGCGCAGGAGTACATCGCCGAAGGTGGCGTCGGCAACGCACGTGCAGTTTTGGAATCGGCGTTCGGTTCGGACCGAGCGAACGAAATCCTCAGCAAGATTTTAACGGCGATGCAGATCGTGCCATTCGAGTTCCTCAAAAAGGCCGACCCACAACAGGTTCTTAGCTTTATCCAGGACGAGCATCCGCAGACGATCGCCCTCATCCTTTCCTATATGCCGATCTCCAGCGCGGCGATGATCCTCGGCAAATTGGAAGGCGACCTCCGCGCGGACGTCGCGGCGAGAATCGCAATGATGGAGCAGACGCCTCCGGAAGTCATCAAGAAAGTCGAGGCGATTTTGGAGAAGAAGATTTCGTCGGTTCTCTCGCAAGAGTTGACCCAGGCGGGTGGCCCGAAGGCGCTGGTCGATCTTTTGAACCGATGCGACCGGACGACGGAAAAGCTGATCATCGAGCACTTGGAGGACAACGAGCCGGAACTGGCGGACACGATCAAGGGAATGATGTTCATCTTCGAAGACATCATCCTGCTCGACGACCGCGCCATCCAAGCGATCCTGCGCGAAGTCGATATGAAGGAACTGGGCGTTGCGCTGAAGGGTGTCAAGGTCGAAGTTCAAAACAAGATCTACACAAACATGTCCGAACGCGCAATGGCGATGTTGAAGGAGGACATGGAGTTTATGGGGCCGGTTCGACTGAAGGCGGTGGAAGAGGCCCAGCAAAAGATCGTGGCCATCATCCGTCGACTGGAAGAATCGGGCGAGATCGTCCTCAGCCGAGGTGGCGAGGAGGAGATGCTTGTCTAG
- the fliE gene encoding flagellar hook-basal body complex protein FliE: MNISINPAVQQALEQGQLGTATQSAGKKGDFAEMLMDVMKEVNNSQNKASEIQTDFMTGRRPVEVHDVMIAMEKASTSMQLTLAVRNKLLEAYQELSRMQI, from the coding sequence ATGAACATTTCTATCAATCCAGCGGTTCAGCAAGCCCTTGAACAGGGTCAGCTTGGTACTGCGACTCAGTCCGCTGGTAAAAAAGGCGATTTCGCCGAAATGTTGATGGACGTCATGAAGGAAGTAAACAACTCTCAGAATAAAGCTTCTGAGATTCAAACGGACTTTATGACGGGTCGACGACCGGTAGAAGTTCACGACGTCATGATTGCAATGGAAAAAGCTTCCACGTCTATGCAGCTCACCCTTGCGGTGCGAAACAAGCTGCTTGAGGCGTATCAGGAGCTTTCGAGAATGCAAATCTAG
- the flgC gene encoding flagellar basal body rod protein FlgC, whose amino-acid sequence MRIGSLANALQYSSSGLAAERFRMDVISGNIANANTVARPGQDGYRRREVVLDSTDQGVKITSVIQDMDRPCLKKVDWSSPFHDPATGEVTMTNVDPTMEMVDMIGASRAYEANIAAFNTAKGMINSALQIGKI is encoded by the coding sequence ATGAGAATTGGATCCCTCGCCAACGCCTTGCAGTACAGCTCTAGCGGTCTTGCCGCCGAGCGGTTCCGCATGGACGTGATTTCTGGCAACATCGCAAACGCCAACACCGTCGCCCGACCGGGCCAAGACGGCTATCGGCGGCGCGAAGTCGTCCTCGATTCGACGGATCAGGGCGTGAAGATCACGTCCGTTATCCAGGATATGGATCGCCCCTGCCTGAAGAAGGTGGACTGGTCCAGCCCGTTCCACGATCCCGCAACCGGCGAAGTCACGATGACCAACGTGGACCCCACGATGGAAATGGTGGACATGATCGGTGCAAGCCGCGCATACGAGGCAAACATCGCCGCTTTCAACACGGCGAAAGGAATGATCAATTCCGCCCTCCAGATCGGCAAGATCTAG
- the flgB gene encoding flagellar basal body rod protein FlgB codes for MEPAQGCADRRKTTVSYLDNLFGPTSDRLNRSLDRTSERQSLLMKNLANVNTPGYKRQDCDFNIMLEDSMDNFDQLVANRSIAGMRSEKSSLRTDGNNVDMEYEVMSIANTETRYNTLTELTSRYFSGLKNVIREGH; via the coding sequence ATCGAGCCAGCACAAGGATGCGCGGATCGTAGGAAAACGACCGTGTCTTATTTGGATAATCTATTTGGGCCGACTTCCGACCGCTTAAATCGGTCGCTGGATCGCACATCCGAGCGCCAGTCGCTCTTGATGAAGAATCTGGCCAACGTCAACACGCCCGGCTACAAGCGCCAAGACTGCGATTTCAACATCATGCTGGAAGACAGCATGGACAACTTCGACCAGCTCGTCGCAAATCGAAGCATCGCGGGAATGCGCAGCGAAAAGTCTTCTCTCCGCACCGACGGCAATAACGTCGATATGGAGTACGAAGTCATGTCGATTGCCAACACCGAGACCCGATACAACACGCTCACCGAGCTGACGAGTCGGTATTTCTCCGGCTTGAAGAACGTGATTCGAGAAGGACATTAA